atcatagcccatagcagccttgaacttctggcctcaagcagttccccCACCTTACCCTTCCTAGTAGCTTGGATGACAGACACGAGACACTGTTCCCAGATCCAGATAGATGTTTTGAGATTGACCTGTGTATggggtccagagtttgagacctgctAACATGGCTTACTTTTTGCCGCCTCACCCTATTTACATATCcgtccactttacagatgaggaaacaggtttaGAGAGAGTGGTAGTGCAAGGTCACAGAGATAGTGTTAGTCTCAGTTTGTCTGGGTTCCAACCCACATCATCTTGACAGGTCCTAAGCCAAAGGCTATTTTCCAGCTGGGAAAGAAATGACCCATGCTGTCTCCGTTGGAGTGCCCCCAGGGTGTTCTGTGGCCTAACCCTGTGCCTGTCCTTTGATGCTTTGTTCTTTAACACATCTTTATGGTGTGCCTACTTCATGTCAGGCgctgggctgggggcaggggagggtgtAGGGAGGAAAGCCCAAAATGTCCCAGCCCCTTTCTCTCCTGTCCCCTAGTACTCACTCTGGGTCCCGTTCCCCAGGCTTCGCTCCTTGCCGTGGTGGCCAACGAATCCCCATCGCAGGCGTGGGCTGCTAGCAGTTTAGGGGGTTCCCTCTCCCAGGGGTGTTAGCAGTTTCCTAGGATACTCTGGGAACCTTCAACGCCTCCAAGACCCAAAGGACTGAAAGTGTAATAGTGTAACttcaggcactatgctaggttGTAGGGGAGGTAACTGGGAGAGAGAGATCCAGTTCAAATCCTATCAAATAATACCccctccagcccctcccccacccccttggGCTTTGTGGGGCCTCACAGCACCTCAGCTCAGGATGGAAGAAGGGACTCCCCCACATCAGGGGACCCTACTGTGGAGGGGTGCTTGCTGCCCCGGCTGGGGGACCCCCGCGGATCGTGGCCACCCTTTCCCCCAAATGCCAGAACCAGGAGCACCCTTCCCCGGTTCCGCCCCGCTCCGTCCCGCAAGCCCACGCGGGCGCGCGCCTCCGCCGGGCCGCGCTGGTGCACGAGAGCGCGCGCCTTGGCGCGGGAGCGCGCCCCGGGGAGAACCCGAGCAAGATGGAGGCCGCGCAGAGGCCGCCGCCTGGGCCGAGGCAGCCGCTGCTGGGAGCGCCGAGCCGCGGCGCCTAGGCCGTGCCAGTCCCGGATCCGCTGCCCCCGACcgtgcccaggttggtctcccgGCACCCTCTCTCCCCGGCCGCAGCCTTGCGCGCGTCCGGCCTGGGCGCGGGGCAGCCGCCCCCCCCCAACCCCGGCCCTACTTGGGCCCGGCCGCTCCCCAGCCCCCCGGGGACAGCCCCTGCACACCGCCCGCCCCTCGCGGGCCCCGCTGCCCACCAGCCCCGGTCTTTCGTCCCTTTGGCCTGGAAAGCCCCTCTCCCCAATCCTGGCCCGCCAATCCTAGGCTCCCTCCAGCCTACCTCCAGCCCTGGCTTCTGAGGACACCCCCCCACCTCGCCCCCTGtccagcagccccagcctccgATTCCCCTCTAGCCGTATCCTAATTTTGCCACTTTGCCCTCTTAGACCCCCATACCAGCCCCCGTTCCCTGTCCCAGCCCCCATATCATCTTCCCAATCACCCAGTCCCAGCCTCTTAAATTCCCTCTTTCCCTATCGTAGAAGCGCCCACCACCGCCTCGTAGTCCCTTCCTAGACACCCAATACCAGACCTCCTCCTACCCCTTAATACCAGCCCCCAAATTCCCCTCGGAGCTCCTCAAATTCAGCCCCTCTGCTAATCCTCCAATGCCAGTCTCCAGCCTCCATTCTACCTCCCCCTGTCCCCTCCTACTCCCCTAATACCAGCTCCCAAATCCCCACCCCAACTCCCCCATGACCACTTTCAAGTACCTCCCCCTCACTTTCAGGTCTCATATCCCCATCCCAGGAGCCCCCCAACTTTTTCATGGCCCCTTCCTAGGCCCCCCAATATGATACCTTTGCCAGGCCCCCTAGACACCGCCCCAACACTCTCATgaccccctcctctctccccataTCTGCTCCCAGAcgcccccagctctgccccaggcCCCGCTCTCGCGGGTTCCTTGACTCAGGGCCGCTTCTCGCGTGCGTCCCCAGCTCCCGCCCGGCAGCCCGGCGCTCCGTCCCGGGCCGGCGGCCCCAaccagccgccgccgccgccggccccgcccccgggcACCATGCTGCCCTCGCAGGAAGCCTCCAAGCTCTACCACGAGCACTACATGCGGAACTCGCGGGCCATCGGCGTGCTGTGGGCCATCTTCACCATCTGCTTCGCCATCATCAACGTGGTGGTCTTCATCCAGCCCTACTGGGTGGGCGACAGCGTGAGCACTCCCAAGCCTGGCTACTTCGGCCTCTTCCACTACTGCGTGGGCAGCGGGCTGGCGGGCCGCGAGCTCACCTGCCGGGGCTCCTTCACCGACTTCAGCACCATCCCGTCCAGCGCCTTCAAGGCGGCCGCCTTCTTCGTGCTGCTCTCCATGGTGCTGATCCTCGGCTGCATCACCTGCTTTGCGCTTTTCTTCTTCTGCAACACGGCTACGGTCTACAAGATCTGCGCCTGGATGCAGCTCTTGGCAGGTAGGGGAGGGGGTGAGCAGAACCCCCAGAACAGGCGCCGAGGACGGGGCTCTTTCCTGCCAGGTCCCCTTCCTGAAGGAGTCAGATAGATTCTGCTTCTCTGTGTTAAGACACACACCTCCTTGGCTGACGGACCCTCAGTGGCTACTGGGGAAGGGGTGCGCTGGAGAGAGACACCTTAGGGCAGGGGACAGAGCCTTAGGCCTGGGTAGGTGGGTCTGTATGCTTGGATATGGGCAGACTGCATTTATTGATGGGTTAGCATCATGTTAGTGTCTCTAAGGGTCTCTGTTGGCTATCTTGGGGGAAATATTTATCTGAATGAGAGGTTGCTGTAGGTATGATCGATTTCTGTTGTGttgaaaaaaaaagcatgagatgGGGAATCAAGAGTTCTGGCTTGGACTTTTAACTTGCTGACACTATCAACTTGGGTGTTTCACTTTACTTCTCTGAggctcggtttcctcatctgtagaacaGTGGAGAGGATTTCAAAAGGACAAACAAAATAGTGTTTTGTAGCGTTAAAAATGCTGTGATGGGGTGGAAGAGGCTGTCTATAGTGCTTATCCAATGTTTGAGATGTGAGTGGTTGAAAGCACTGGGCAACATGGGTTTCTGGAGGGCAGGTCTccatcccccacctccacctTTGCACCAGGCAGGAAAGTTCTGGTGCCATACCCAATGGGAATGAGTCCTTGGGACCCTCTGAAATGCTTGACCAAGACAGTCATCTTACCCTAAGAACCAGAGAAGGCCCTTTTGGGAATGAGAAATGCTGAGACAGTTTTCCAGGATCCATTAGAGTCTCCCACACCTACCTTTCGATCAGAGACAGATTTTGAAGACTCAGCAACTTGGACTTTTGCCTAATTGCTGGCAGGGAAGAGAGTTGGTGTGGGGAAAGTGGGGCCGGGGAtgggaggggtgagggaggagagTAGGTGAAGGGAAAAGTTTGGAGTCTTCCaggaatgagaaagagaagggggaaaTGAGATTGTCATGcagcagatatttttttttttaaataagcaccTCAGGACATTCAACAAGTGTCTGCCATTCCAAAAGAGACCCCCTGGAGGAGGCGTTATATCACTTGCTGATTATTCCATTGCTCAAAGCATTGCAGAGAATTAGCTTTGGAGCATGGGGTGTAAtcactttaatattttcattgagAAGAAAcctctatctttttctttttttttttttgagatggagtcttgcttgcccaggctggagtgcagtggcacaatctcagttcactacaacctctgcctcccaggttcaagtgattcttctgcctcagcttcctgagtagctgggactacagatgcacgccaccacacctggctaatttttgtatttttagtagagatggggtttaactatattggccaggctggtctcaagctcctgacctcatgatctgcctgcctcagcctcccaaagtgctgggattacaagcatgagccaccgcacctggcctgaaaccTCTATCTTTTAAAGGAGGAATGTAACTTTTGGAAATGGCTGGAAGTCACTCCAGGTCAAGTATAGAGAATACAATGGGTGATCAAATTGATAATTGTCACTTGAAATGACAGCCAAGGTGTGAATATAAAGTCATGAAGCTGGTCTGTTTCCACAGAGGACTTTTACAAATGCAGGGAATTACTGCCTCGTTGGAAAAATTGCCCAAACTCCTAGAAGGACTACTTTGAAGAAGGTAGAGGTGGACATTCTAATGGACTTGTTTCAAATTCATCTCACCCAACTCAATTTAGATGTGGATTTTTTAGGATCGTTGAAGAGGATGAGAAAGGTGAACTATAGGATGTGAGGAATATGGCTCCATACTTCTCTGTGGTACCCAGGGAGGTGATTTATATATTTCTAGTCTATTTCTCCTACAAAGACAAGCTGGAACCCTCAATTAATCAACCATAATTTGGAGTCTGCAGATGGGTTGCTGACCTCTTGGCTTTCAAATTCTCTGTAACCTGTGTGGGCTTAATCTTGGAGATTTGATGAGTTGTCCAACAACCCCCATACAATCATAGATTTTCAGGGACCTTAGAGATCAGCTCCTTCAAATctcaccttcccctccccctgTTTCAGAGGGAGGAAACTGAGTATAGAGACGGGAAGGGCTTACTTGAAatcacacagctgataagtgaGGAAGCTAGTTCTACAACTGGGGGTTCTTGACTTCTGGCTCAGGACACTTTTCCTTGCATTACTGCCCCACCCATGTGGACTGAGGGGGCAGTTGGCAGAGTTGAGCAGTTTATTCCATTTTGTTCAGAGATTTCTGAGTTCTCTGGGTGAGTGACTGATTCACTTTGGTTAATAAAGTGACACCAGGACAGAGGCCAGAGCACTGGACTGCGAGTGTTGGAATGGGGGTTCTTGGCTGACTTGGATCTGTGACTCATCGTGTAGTGTTAAGTAAGCCTTTAAGTTTAAATCTCAGTTTCCCATTTGTACAATAGGGGATGGGGAGCAGGTAAGTAAGCTGATTTAAAGTATCTCTtgggggctgggctcagtggctcatgcctgtaatcttagcactttgggaggctaaggcaagcagatcacctgagggcgagagtttaagaccagcctgaccaatacggagaaaccccatctctactaaaaattaaaaaaattagccaggtatggtggcggatgcctgtaatcctagctacttgggaggctgaggcagaaaaatctcttgaacctgggaggtggaggttgtggtgagctgaaatggcatcattgcactctagcctgagcaacaagagtgaaactccatctcaaaaataaataaataaataaaataaagtatcttttggtcagacatggtggctcacgcctataatcccagcactttgggaggctgagatgggaagattgcttgaggccagaagttggagactagcctgttttttgtttggtttatatctgcgaaaaataacataaaataagtaCAAAATTTCAGCCCTGTGGGGATCCTTGAACAACTCTTCCATCAAGATCATTCCATGCAGAAAGTGATAAATCAGTCACCCTTAGAGGAACTGTGGAGAATCAAAGGGCTTTGTTTGTGTCAGATAAGAATTAAAGTGCGTATCATATGATTTTGTTCCTGTTAACTTTTATCAAGTACTTTAGGGTCTTCTGAGTACAGAGCATGAGGCcattggaaaaatacaaaaagacatttagtcttttgtttgtttttcacctGCTCTGTATTCATCCTGATGCTTAGTCCTGTAATAGTGAGATGCATAAGACATCATCCCTGTCTCTAAGGATCTTAAGTCTATACAGTGCAATTCCTGCTCTCAGGGAGCATACTCTCTAGTTAGGTCACTATATTAGTCAGCAGTCTTTCAGTGGCAAATGACAGAAACCAAACTCAAGCCTGGCttaaataaattagataaaatagaGAGGCTATGGCTTATTGGCTCACTTAATTTGAAAGTCAAGGGTATTTGGCTTTGGGCATGGACAGAGCCAGAAGCTCAAATCATGCCATGAAGAAtctgtctctctccatttctTGGTTCCTCACTTTACTTCTCTGAggctcggtttcctcatctgtagaacaGTGGAGAGGATTTCAAAAGGACAAACAAAAGAGTGTTTTGTAGCATTAAAAATGCTGTGATGGGGTGGAAGAGGCTGTCTATAGTGCTTATGCAATGTTTGAGATGTGAGTGGTTGAAAGCACTGGGCAACATGGGTTTCTGGAGGGCAGGTCTccatcccccacctccacctTTGCACCAGGCAGGAAAGTTCTGGTGCCATACCCAATGGGAATGAGTGCCTGGGACCCTCTGAAATGCTTGACCAAGATAGTCATCTTACCCTAAGAACCAGAGAAGGCCCTTTTGGGAATGAGAAATGCTGAGACAGTTTTCCAGGATCCATTAGAGTCTCCCACTTCCACCTACCTTTCGATCAGAGACAGATTTTGAAGACTCAGCAACTTGGACTTTTGCCTAATTGCTGGCAGGGAAGAGAGTTGGTGTGGGGAAAGTGGGGCCAGGGGAtgggaggggtgagggaggagagCAGGTGAAGGGAAAAGTTTGGAGTCTTCCaggaatgagaaagagaagggggaaaTGAGATTATCATGcagcagatatatatatattttttaaataagcaccTCAGGACATTCAACAAGTGTCTGCCATCCTAAGGATGACTGGGCTGGAGGACCCAGTTTTAAGTTCATTCTTGTGGGTGTTGGTAGGAGACCTCAGAATGAGTGCtctcagagagaaaaaggaagaggccaCGCTGCCCATCCCCTTTTTGCAGCAAGAAttgtattgagatataattccTGTGTCATATAATTCACCTGTATCAAGTGAACTATTACatggtttttagtacattcatGGAGTTATGCATCCATGACCACAACCAGTTTCTCAAGAAGAAACCTCATATGCTTTAGCTGTCACTCCTTAACTCCTGGCCCCCTATCCTCCTcagccctaagcaaccactaatttactttctgtctctatatattAGCCTATTCTAGACaattcatataaatgggatcatataatatgtgactttttttttttttttttttttttttttttttggtgatagggtcttgctctgttacccaggctggagtacagtgttgcagtcatagctcactgcagcctcaatctcttgggctcaagtgatcctcccacctcagcctcccaagtagctaggactacagtcatgtgtcaccacgcctggctaattttttaaaaattttgtaaaaacgAGTtactctatgttgcccaggctggtcttgaactcctgaactcaagcaatccttctgcctctaTCTCCTCAAGTGATGGGATTTCAGGTACGAGCCAccacttattattattttctttttgagacagtctcgctctgtcacccagactggagtgctggtgtgatctcagctcactgcaacctccaccacccaggttcaagcgattcttgtgcctcagcctcccaagtagctgggattataggcacacaccaccaagcctggctaatttttgtagttttagtagagatgaggtttcaccatgttggccaggctggtctcaatctcccaacctcaggtgatccggcccacctcagcctcccaaagtgctgggattacaggtgtgagccgccatgcctggccttgtgtaCAAGTTTCCAGGTAGACATGtgccttcatttcttttgcaTACATACCTAAGAATTAGGATTTCCAGGACAAATGGCAActcagtatttaaaattttgagaaactGGCAGATGGTTCCCAAAGTGGCTTGCCAAATCCAAGATCAAAAAGATTtacccctgtgttttcttctaaaagttttgtagttttggctcttacatttaggtctttgatctacctttttcttttcttttcttttctttttttttaaggcaaagttttgctctgtcacccaggctggagtgcagtggtgtgatctcgacccactgcaacctctacctcccaggttcaagcaattctcctgcctcagcctccttattagctgagattacaggtgcatgccaccacacctggttaatttctttattattagtagagacaggtttttaccatgttagccaggctggtctcaaactcctgacctcaggtgatccacttgcctcagcctcccaaagtgccgggattacaggtgtgaaccactgtgtccagacTTGGATCCactctgagttaatttttgtatatggtgtgagatacgGGGTCTGAATTTACacttttgcatgtggctattcAGCTTCCCAGCACCAAGATTGTTCTTTTTTCATTGAATGGTTCTAGTAATCTTGTAAAATGTCAATTGACCATAGATACTTAGATTACTTTCTAGACTCTCAATTcagttccattagtctatatatctatccttatgccagactagactgtcttttaaaaatttgtattttattttatttatttttattttttattttattttttttgagacagggtctcactctgtcacccaggctggagtacagtggtgtgatcatggctcactaagcctcaacctcctgggctcaagtgatcttccacctcagcctccccagtagctgggaccacaggcttgcaccaccatgcctcgctaattttttttcttaatttttgaagagacaggtcttgctatattgcccaggctggtctcaatcttctgggctcaagcaatcctccctctcagcctctcaaagtactgggatgacaggcatgtaccactgtgaccagcccaggctgtcttgattactgttgaTTTCTAGTCAGtttgaaattaggaagtgtgagtcctccaagTTAGTTCTTCATTTTTAAGGTTGTTCTGGCGATCACACTGCCTTTTATGTCTTGATAGCAGACATCACAAACCATCACTTATGCCACCCTCTATTACTAGAAGTAAGTTCCTAAATCCAGCCCACATTCTAGAGGAGAATTAGGATCCTTCTCTTGAAGGgaggaatataaaaaaatttgtGGACATATTTCCAAGCCACCACTAACGGTAAATACTAAACACTTGGTTCTGTGGCTTGCTTTCTTACTCAACAATACATCTTGGAGATAGTTCCATATCAGTGTGTAAAGAACCACCTTTTTCTTAACAACTGcataataaacttgttttttttttttttgagatggaatctcgctcttgtcccccaggctgaagtgtagtggtatgatctcggctcagcgcaacctccacctcccgggttcaggcgattcccctgcctcagcctcccaagtagctgggattacaggcgcctgccaccaggcctggctaattattttatttttagtagagacagggtttcaccatgctggtcaggctggtctcaaactcctgacctcaggtgatccgccctgcctcggcctcccaaagtactgggattacaggtgtgagccactgcgcccagccaacaacTGCATAGTAAACTTTTCTATAGATGCATCATGATTTAATTAGtatttatttacaatattttccTATAATAATGCTTCAGTGAATAATGTTATATGTAAATAATCTAATACATGTGTCAGTATAAGGCTAAAGCCCTAGAAGGGGAATTGCTGGATTAAGTGGTATATACATTTACAATTTGACAGATCCATCAACAGTGCCCTTCACAGAGGTTGTACAaagttacactcccaccagcgacGTATGATAGTACCTGTTTCTCCATGTCCTTGCCAACTGAGTGTAttatcaaatatttcatttttttctaacttcataGATAGAAAACACTCTCTTATTGTGGTAATTTGCCTTTCTATTATTATGAATGAGATAGAATAcctcttttttatatataattgttatatatatatatatttaaactgtcttaaatttttaaaaatcaatataatgcTATTTTTCCACTTTGAATTGTAAGAGCTCTTTATCTACTAAGAAAGGTAGCCTTCTGTATGTGAGATGAGTTACAAAAATTGATTCCCAGTTTATCTTTTGACTTTGTCTATGGATTTTTCCCCCATAgggaaattgttttcttcttaccATAGACAAATCATCAATTCTCTCTTTTATGGCTGCTGGGTTTAGTGTTAAACCTAGAAAGGCTCTGAAGTGTTTCAAGCCTGAGGGGAACATGACTAGATCTGGTTGTTGGTGGAGAGGATGGATTGGAGGTGTCAGGAGGACAAGGGTTGGACTGTTCTCCcgcttttttttaagacggagtctcactctatcacccaggctggagtgcaatggctcaatctcagctcactgcaacctctgcctcctgggttcaagcgatccttctgcctcagcctcccaagtagctggaactacaggcgcctgctaccacgcccagctaattattgtattttttagtagagatgggtttcgccatgttggccaggctagtctagaacccctgacctcaatgatccacccgctttggccttccaaagtgctgggattacaggtatgagccactatacccggccCCAGAGCAGTTTAATGCATTATGAGTGCCCTGGATCAAGAATCTGTACCTGGCACATAGGTGTTTAATTAGTgtctattgaatgaatgaatgatgatatCAGATTTaagtctcagctctgccacccATTCCTTTGGAGGAAGCACAGTTCGGTGTCAGAAAACCTGAATTtgggccagatatggtggctcataactataaccctagcactttgagaggccaaggtgggcggatcacctgagttcaggaattcgagaccagcctggccaacgttggGGAatcccggctctactaaaaatacaaaaaaaattagccaggcatggtggtgtgtgcctgtaatcccactactcaggaggctaaggcaggagaatcacttgaacctgggaggcggaggttgcagtaagccaagatcactccactgtactctagcctgggtgcaaaagcaagactccattaaaaaaaaaaaaaaatcaggccaggtgtggtggctcatgcctgtaattccagcactttgggaggctgaggtgggcagatcacgaggtcaggagtgtgagaccagcctgaccaacatgatgaaacccatctctactaaaaatacaaaaaaaaattagctgggcatgggggcacacgcctgtaatcccagctactcaggaggctgaggcaggagaatctcttgaatatgggaggcggaggttgcagtgagccaagattgcatcactgcactccagcctgggcgacagggtgagacaccatctcaaaaagaaaaagaaagagagaaggaagaaagggaggaaggaaggtagaAAACCTGAAttagggagaaaggaaggaaggaaggaaggaaggaaggaagcataaaaggaaagtaggaaggaaggaaatctgAATTTGAATCTTGATCGTGGGGTTACCAATTAAGTGTTCTCAGGAATGTTACCTGCTTTCTGAGTCTCAATTTACTCACCTATAAAATGgtgacaataataataactggCTCATGGGGCTGTTGAAGGATTGATTGTGATTTTGTCTGTATACCATGGCATAAACAAAACCCTTAATAAGTGTTAGCAATTATTATTTGTTGCTGTGTGACCAGAATCAAATCACTTTGGCTTCAACTTTCCAACATTCCATGGCCTGTGCTAGAACAAGGGAGAAAGGATTGAAAAGTGGGAAGAGTTGGGAGAGGAGCCTGGAGAAGTAGTTAGGGCTGGCTTACGGAGGGCCTTGACAGTGGCTTTGGAGTTTGGGTCTTATTCGTAGATGATGACAATCACTTTCAGGCATGCAAGTGACCAGGGCCAGATGTGAGTTTAGAAAGATGCCTTGGGAGGCTGCTGTGGAGAATGGACCGGTTGGAGGCTTCATGGGAGCAGAGAGCCCAGGAAGAAAGTGGTCCAGGTGAGAGAGGCCAAGGATggcggagggaggaggagaaagattgGAGGATTATTTAGAAGACCAAAGGCTGTGTTGAGTTTGAAGACAAGGCAGTTGTTATGATGACTGCAGGTTTCTTATGGATGATTGGATCTGTGGAGTGACATTCACAAAGGATGTAGGATGATCAGATatgaggcagaggaagagaaggtCTGTTTGGGAAACAGTGATTTTGAGGTTCTTATGGGATGCACAAGAGGAAAGGTCCAGTGAGTGGATACTGAGGTCTGGGGATAAGGAGAAGGTCTCAGCTGTGGACAGGGATTTGAGGCATCATCGTATGAATCTAAGCGTGGATGAAATTGCCCAGGGAGAATGTATGGAGGGAGAAGAGACAGCCTAGGGAACAGCAAACTTAAGGGGCAggtggaagaggaggagccagaaaaaCCAACTGCGAGTCAAGTCAGAGCTGGAGGAGGCAAATTAGCAACTGAGGGGCTGAGGAAGACAGGCTTGAGGAAGGCTGCATGTCTGGAGGAGAAAGTGGACTGGGAAGGGATGGGGAGAACAGCAGGAGGCCTTTCACCAAATCCTAGAGGTGGATGTGGCAGAGCCAGCCTAGGACAATAGGGGGAACCCGAGAAGGGACAGATGCTGAGGTTATTAACAGGCTGTGGACTCCATGCAGGCTGGGCCTAGGGTGGCAGGTAAGAGTAAATGCTGTTAACAAATAATTACCACACAAAGTGATGGGGGTTCCATCTCTCCATGAGGCATCTCTGACGCCAGAAGCAATTATTTGTTTTCCCAACAGTGCTCCCCTCCAAAACTGTTAGCCCCTTAAGATCTGGAACCATGAGTTGAGACTGAATGACTTAGAGGAAGAGTGTTCTAGGTACAGGGGATGAATTTGTCACTTTTTCAGGGAC
The genomic region above belongs to Saimiri boliviensis isolate mSaiBol1 chromosome 8, mSaiBol1.pri, whole genome shotgun sequence and contains:
- the LHFPL4 gene encoding LHFPL tetraspan subfamily member 4 protein isoform X2 — translated: MLPSQEASKLYHEHYMRNSRAIGVLWAIFTICFAIINVVVFIQPYWVGDSVSTPKPGYFGLFHYCVGSGLAGRELTCRGSFTDFSTIPSSAFKAAAFFVLLSMVLILGCITCFALFFFCNTATVYKICAWMQLLAALCLVLGCMIFPDGWDAETIRDMCGAKTGKYSLGDCSVRWAYILAIIGILNALILSFLAFVLGNRQTDLLQEELKPENKDFVGSTVSSVLRPGGDVSGWGVLPCPVAHSQGP